aacttgaggttagtagccggaaacaagatctgtgatgacAGTTCTTCGTCGAAAACGTTAACAGTAACCGATGAATCCGATGAATAGTgttcgtcggaaaagatgaacagtgtttggtggtgaggattattgggggctgagattgcttagggttagtggtggctcatttgcgctctcgcttctgaccccttacaatgtgcctacgtacccctatttataggggatcaagcccacgtagttcttggggaacaagaaacctaatgggcttagatttcttatcccgaggcccaatgggaaacccactggaaaccgtcttctactagctttaggaatatccgccgatgaggcccaaccacaaaggcccaaggctcgtccacggcttcgagacttcacggatgaggcatctccctggccaaggataaccctccgctaccagctgtttctctagtccgtggacgcaggtatagccgtgattcaccccaaatgttgtacgcatccttgtcccccgataaggagcccctaccagattgcaggacaagtgatcccaagcttttgggtgcaaagtgcagaatactccaaagtctcccaacgaggatactcgttgactacagagacagagctcccaaagcacacaccagattttaccccacatccccaatgaggacacccattgactacaagaggaggccttcagtccaggcatacccctggaggtctctgaccacggacaccgcatTTCCTGcagatatgctacaggaaggagttcttcaatagagtacctgcatcaaataagttagtaataacattctccatcttccttgagtCTTCCAGAGAATCCATCCAAGCAGCACATAAAAGCTATATTTATATGTTCAAGTAGAAGTTTAAGGCGCGCCCTAACATCTCTGTATGTTGGCGCCGCCCTGTGTTACCAGCCTTTGGTCTCTTCTTATATCATTCTACAtcatagggcgcgccctaaacTATTCATCTTTAGGGCTCGTTCCAATTCTGTCTAAATCAAGCAAGTCTGCCAAAGCAATCATGTCCAAACAACCCGTCCAAAGAGTCTTCCTTGCTCTAggcgcgccctaaggctcacTTACACTACAGGTTTTAGTTAAGAGAATTCTCTCCTCCTTCTCGATAATTGGACGCGCCTCCTTCACCTGTTGGATGGCGCGCCTTTAAAGCATGATAACCACAACTGTCAATCAGCTATTCAATCAATGGGGCGCGTTCTTAGGGCGCGCCTTCTATTTATGGAAAGTCAATCTCATCCTTTTCCTAGATTTCAGGCGCTCCTTCTTTAATTCTGCCCATTATATTAATCTTAATCtaaatattgtttataccaatttttgggcataataATAGGAAACGTCTTCAATTAAACAGTCAATAAGGCACAACTTCAAAATTTAAATAGGAGTATAGTTTTCCAGATTGTTCTACCAATAACAACGAGAACTATTTATTTCAAAAGATGCCTCCATGATCTTAAAACTCATACGAAAGATCTATTTGATCTTGCATCTAGAAGTAATCACGACTACATAAAAGCAATTAGCTAATAATATATCCTTAATAATATCAACCACAATAACTAACTATTTATCTAGGATCGTCCATAATGTAAGAGAGCAAATTGGCATACAGGATAACAAGGCAAAAGTTGCGGTCGAGGCGTTACCCTGGTGCAAATAATTTCAGCAACAAATAATATATCTTTAATAATATGAACCATAGTAATAAACTACTTATCTAGGATCGTCCAGAATGTATGAGAGCAAATAGGCTTACAAGATAACAAGACAAAAGTTATAGTCGAGACATCCCTCACTCTCCCTGATAAACTCAATTTCAGTCGACAAATTAAAAAATGCATAATTTCTAATTTAATTCTATCGTACAGTTATCAAGACTTAGCATTATGATATGGGTACACATAACATAACTACATAATTTGATTATTTTCTAGAACACTAAAATAAACataattagaaaaataaatatattttgtgCTCAAGACTTCTATTCTGATTATGTTACAGAATCGAAAATTTACAAAGTATAAATAAAAATAATGCAGAAGAATTTTACAATAGAATTAAAAAATACATAAATTTCTAATTTGATTCTATCGTACAATTATTATAAAAACTAAATGCTAACAGAATCAATAGAGATATCCGTAAAATTATGTGTTAAAGATATCAGTAAAATTTAGTTCAGGTCTTTTTCTTTCTAGGCAGAAACTCCTTTAACAAAAGTTTTAGTCAAGTGACGAAACTAAATTCATGCCGGTAAAGACAGAACAGAGAAAACGCAGAGGTCTCACAATTCATTCTGATCATTTTACAGTCCAAACTATTTCAATTTACTTTCCTGAATTATATAGTATTTACAAGAACAGCAGGCATAAAAATGCATCAAGTATTCGAAAACAAATATACAAAATGCACaaattataaaaaaaactataGAGAATAAGTAAACCAGTAACAGTAAACACTCGTTTCTAGTCCAAGAAAGCAAGGATAGACGTCTGCACAGGCACACAAACAGAATATTGACACAATACCATAAGTCAGGTGCAGTGTTTCTGTAAAATAATTTAATTGGCTTGCTTAAGCTTCTTGGTAATTGCTGCAATGTATTTGCCTTGGTGGAAAGCCTGCTCTAACTCGAGGTCCGATGGCTGTCTTGAGCCATCACCAGCAAAAGTTCCAGCACCATAAGGACTTCCACCTTTTACTTTCTCCATTTCAAACATGCCAGCACCAAAGGTGTATCCAATGGGAACAAAAATCATCCCATGGTGCACAAGCTGAGTGATGGCAGTTAAACTGTAGAAAATAAGAATAATATTAAGCCTCATAGGATCTCATGTGGTAATTTTTTATTAACAATGAAGTAAGATCTTACGCAGTAGTTTCTTGTCCACCACCTTGGGATCCTGTACTATAGAATATCCCAGCAGGCTTTCCAGCAAGCTGCTGAGTTCTCCATAGCCCTCCGGTTGCATCAAAAAAGGCTTTAAATTGGGCAGCCATCATTCCATATCTCGTAGGAAAGCCAAAAATGAACCCATCAGCCTCAGCAAGTTCAGCAGGTGTAATGTGTGGTACATTACTTTTTGGAGGTGCACTCATTTTTGCAAGTACCTCATCTGATAGTATCTCCGGAACCTAGTATCACAAACATAAAGATGATAACTTTAAGAACATTAGATTTTAATAATTTAAGCTAAAGACTAAATGATGAGATAACCAAGCAAGGCACACTAGTAGAAAATGTGTGAGCTAAAGCAAGAAGAGACAACAACATATTATATCAATGAACCACATTGCTGATGGTTCATTCTTTAGACTTTGAAAAGCAACAGGAAGCATCTCTACTACCTGCCATAATTTGGCCTCAACTCCCTCAACAGATACAGCTCCTTTCTTTATCTCTTCTGCAAGCTTCTCAACATGTCCATACATAGAATAGTATCTGCCGAGAGAGAAAACAAATTAGTCACATTAGTCAAGTTGCGTTAACCATTTAGGACAGGCAAAACACCAAAATGTGATATCTGTTGCAGGAAACACAGTAGGTTATGAATTTTAAGTCACTAACAAGATTAAAACAGCAACTTCTTTTGGTGTCACTGTCACCGGAAGATTAAATTTGTTTGTTTGTAAAGAAACAAACACGTCAAGAAAGTTACAATTTAAGGTAAAATAAAAAACAGTGATTAAGATAAAAAGAATAAACAGTGATTGGAGACAAAGAGCTATTAACACACAAGTCATGTTATATGAACTTATGTAACGAATCCAGAGTCGAATATCTTCCAAGAACAATAAAGGGTATAACAAACACATTATTTCCATTACATGGCCGAGGACTTGGGTCCAAAACCATGGAAACGCACCTCATAAACCTAGCTAACTAGACCgagttaaaaaaattaaattaaacagTATCAGCCAATTAGAATACAACCCAAAGATATGACATGAACCAATATCTATTGGAAGAAATGAATAGAAGAGTACTTTTGACATCTTAGAGTGAAAATTTTTCAACGTTCTGTATTCAGTGATGTGATTTAGTTATTGCCCTGCTTGGCTGTCATTTTTTAGTAAGATCTTACTCAAGAATTTTAGTACATGTATACAACACCTCCTCAATAGGATTGATACACTTAAATAGTTTGAACATGAACATACTGTTACAGAAGAACAGCATCATAGTGCAAGCCTAAAAAGTAAAGCCTGATGAACCTAAACTTGAAGAAATTAGTTATACTATACAAAACAATATTTTTCCTTGTCTAAACGCGGACTGTTCAAGTGTTTATCCACTAGGTTAAGTGTTTAAACCCCGGATTTTTTTTTTCACATTTTACAGAGCTTTATGCATTCGATATAATACGTTAATGCTCCAGTACGACACTATAGACAATGATGAGAAAAAAAATTAGTGATATGCACCACCAAAGCAAGCAGTTGCATTTCAATAATACGGGATAAACATAATTAAATTCCATAAATACATCTCGTCATAATTATAATTCTTTAAGTTTGCTTTGATACGATTTCTGCACTTAAACTTATTTTTGTTAAAAGATACATAGACTTATGATGTAACCAAGGAGGGGCTGGCCAGGATTGAAGTCTTGCCTGCACTGAAAAAATTAGTGAGATTAATTGATTTTGAATCTGGGAGTGGGAGTGTCTTAAATAATGAGTTGAAATTCTTCTTTTAGCCCGAACAATCTTAAATGATTCAACAAAAAATTCATAGCTGAATATTTCTGCCCAGTTGTCCTTAAAAAATCTAGCTCCGCCACTTGccttaaaaaaaaatatttgtatTAGCAATTTAGTGGTGTGTAATGGGAACCTCGGGCCTTATAGACGGGTAAATCAAACTTATCATACCCCATCGGTTTCATTCACATTCCCACTAACTCCTGCCCTTCATCCTCATTCCATAATAATGCATCCAAACCCCTCCAAAATATTAATACTTGTCTACGGCACTAATGATATTGGAAGCTTTTCCAAACCAGTCAATCCACACATTCCACTACAAAGCAAAGTCTACAATTCTTCGGACTAGAACTGAGTCAAGCTTAACATGGATCATAACgaaattgtataaatatatggatCATAACATACATAAATCAATTTAAGTAGAATGATATTATTAGTTTTTGCAACAAAATGAATCTACAAAAAAACTTTAGGTAACATGAAACAATTACATATTGCACTTACATGATGATTCATGCTAGAAACTTAAAAACAGAGAACGATAGAGAGGGAGAGTAGTAGTAAAATGTAATACTAACATGATATAGAGTTTGGTTGCCATTGATTTTAGACCTGGTTTGGTTCTGATTTCTCAGTTAGCTCCCTCCCCGAAACTTGTGCCTTGCTCTACTGACTCATAAATTTAGGTGGTGTCTTGATTTATACACCAAACTGAACGGCGTCGTTTCGCGAGAGGTTGCATGGGGCCATTAGGGGGCATCACCTCATTTGCGTTAATGATGGATTATTAGTTGTGAGTTGGTACTACCGGCCCGATAATTATCGTTTCGTACCTAACACCGTTTTATCTAGAAAGAAACTACTCAAATTAAGATTATATTAGATCAGTTTCAAAAAAAAGATAGATAATTCTTTGAGATAAGTGTACGCTTAAAAAGTTCGGAGGCATCTAATTAGAAATTTAAAAGAACTGTTGAATTTTGCCTTTTGTGTCTGCAATGATTCTATAATCCAAAATTAACAAGCAAGAAGAACATTGCAAATGCAATTGTCTAACCAAAGAAGACAATAAACGTATATTAGTCTCAAACCTTCTTTTAAAACCTCTTTAGAACTTAATACTGGAAAAATGAAATCATAACAATGAAGATTAAAAAACTAGGAGGAAATATATATAAATCCTTTCTCTCCATGTAATTGTGAGAGCTGTgtttttctcttcttttctttgTTAAGATCTGTAAGagtgttttcttttcttttctttgttaaGATATCAATAGGCAAATGGAAGGGATGGATATCGAGGACGAGGAGAATGAGGAATTGGTTTTTGACGAGGGGATAGAGGACAATATAAACAAGTTTGAACTTTGTTTTGTTGGATGCTTCTTGACGGAGAAGAATGTCAACTCAAAGGCCATGAAATCGAAGCTGGCGGACGTGTGGAGGCCAGCAAAGGGCATCAACATTAAGGATAAGAAATCTGGTCTTTTCCTGTTCCAGTTTTATCATATAGATGATATGCAGTGGGTATTGAATGGTGGTCCTTGGTCTTTTGATGGAGCTATGTTAATCACTAATAAAATAGGTACGGGAGAGGATCCTTTGGAGGTATCTTTGTATAACATTCCATTCTGGATTCAGTTGTATGGTTTACCTGGGAGCCTCATGACTGAACAAGTTGGTAAAGAGCTGGGTGATTTTTTTGGTACGTTTGTTATGTATGATCCCAACAATAACTCAAGCATATGGCGTGAATGCATGAGGCTGAAGATTTTAGTGGATGTCAGAAAGCCACTaaaaaggaagaagaagataTGTCGAAAGAATGGTTCTGAATGCATTGTGCAATGTAAATATGAAAGATTGGGCGAGTTATGTTTCATTTGTGGCATGGTAACTCACACTGAGAGGTTTTGTAACAAAAAGATGGATAGGAGTTCAAGTGAAATTGTCAAGGAGTGGGGGAACTGGCTCAGAGCTCCACAACGCAAGGCGGCAGGGCAAGAACGGAGTAGGTGGCTCAGAGATGAACGTGACGTTGAGTGGGTCGTAAATTCAGGGAATGCTAACTACAATCAGCACTTCTCGGAATCAGTTTCTGCAGATAGGATGAGGGAAGGTAATCAAGGGCGAGATTTCAGGGGAAAGGCTCATATTGGTGCGGAGAAATCTCAATAGATTGAGTTTTCAAATGTGTTGGTGGCAAACATAAAAACCAACTCACTTATTGGGCCTGATATTGGGGAGCTAAATGGGCTTAATGtggaggaaagaaaaagaagacgTGGGCTGGATAACACTGAGTATATGGAAACTGAAGGTGATAACatgattttattatcagaatcTAATCTTTCTAAAGGTGATTGTGTAGATTCTTCTCCTGAATTTTTGGCTCAGCTTGCAAAGCAAGCTAGCCAGCCCAAATGAATATCCTCAGTTGGAATTGTCGGGGGTTAGGGAGCCCTCGAACAATTCGTGTTCTTAGTGACCTGTTAAAGTCACGTAATCTCgatttcttatttctttcagagaCTATTTCTTTTGCAAATAAAATCGAGGAGCTTCGTGTTAAGTATGGCTTCTCTCAGTGTTTTTCAGTTGATAGAGTAGGTCGTAGTGGTGGTTTGGCGATTTTTTGGAAACACAATGTGGCTTGTGAAGTGGTAGGATATTCTCAAAACCATGTTGATGTtaattttattgaaaataatGCAGCTATCTGGAGGCTATCTTGTTTTTATGGCTTCCCGGAGAGAGAACGTCGTAAACACTCTTGGGATCTAATTCGCAGGTTAGCAGGAGTTTCTCAAATTCCTTGGTGCATCATAGGTGATTGCAATGATTTACTTTATTCGTCGGATACATGGGGTAATCTGCCTCATCCTCAAAGTTTAATGGATGGTTTTAGAGCTGCAATTGATGACTGTTTTCTTTCGGAGCTTGATCTTAGTGGTGGTAAATACACATGGGAAAATAGTCATGGGAAAAGTGATTGGGTTCG
This sequence is a window from Apium graveolens cultivar Ventura chromosome 9, ASM990537v1, whole genome shotgun sequence. Protein-coding genes within it:
- the LOC141687404 gene encoding putative NAD(P)H dehydrogenase (quinone) FQR1-like 1 isoform X1; this translates as MATKLYIIYYSMYGHVEKLAEEIKKGAVSVEGVEAKLWQVPEILSDEVLAKMSAPPKSNVPHITPAELAEADGFIFGFPTRYGMMAAQFKAFFDATGGLWRTQQLAGKPAGIFYSTGSQGGGQETTALTAITQLVHHGMIFVPIGYTFGAGMFEMEKVKGGSPYGAGTFAGDGSRQPSDLELEQAFHQGKYIAAITKKLKQAN
- the LOC141687404 gene encoding putative NAD(P)H dehydrogenase (quinone) FQR1-like 1 isoform X2, yielding MYGHVEKLAEEIKKGAVSVEGVEAKLWQVPEILSDEVLAKMSAPPKSNVPHITPAELAEADGFIFGFPTRYGMMAAQFKAFFDATGGLWRTQQLAGKPAGIFYSTGSQGGGQETTALTAITQLVHHGMIFVPIGYTFGAGMFEMEKVKGGSPYGAGTFAGDGSRQPSDLELEQAFHQGKYIAAITKKLKQAN